A single genomic interval of Koleobacter methoxysyntrophicus harbors:
- a CDS encoding IS1634 family transposase, translating to MFIKITQSGKYKYAQLVESYREGKNVKHRVLLNLGRLDEIENNPSFQRLGMRLLELSKAKKVIDLESFSDARIVNWGYLVYRKIWEVFELDKILTRIKEKGKTQFNLSNACFLMVIQHLLQPKSKLATYANQGYYVQLPNVELHHLYRALDIIHIQKEQIEELMFHKNRNLFNMQVDVVFYDVTTFSFESVKADTLRDFGFSKDGKFNEVQVVLGLLVDCEGRPIGYELFPGNTFDGKTLDTALEKLEKRFGIRRVIIVADRGINSKLNLKRIVDRNYSYIFAARFKNMGRKIEEQVFDPEGYIELSSDQDEKVLYKVIDHINRFKQDGKTCELKEKLIITYSSKRARKDQKDRERLIQKAELLLKDQSKITASNKRGGKKYLKNSGEEVWYLDQEAIARDERFDGYYGIQTNEQDIKPQDALEAYHTLWKIEESFRIMKSTLEVRPIFHWTEPRIKGHFLICFLAFLLERTLEFKLKKAGETASPDKIREALNSMNFAEVEIEQKRFFIKTKGTDLSSKILRVLRIKPLKNVIPVEEFTL from the coding sequence ATGTTCATCAAAATTACCCAATCAGGAAAATACAAATACGCACAGCTTGTAGAATCCTATCGAGAGGGCAAAAACGTAAAACATAGGGTGCTTCTGAATCTGGGTCGATTAGACGAGATAGAGAACAACCCCAGCTTCCAGCGTCTTGGAATGAGGCTGTTAGAGCTTTCCAAGGCAAAGAAAGTCATTGACCTAGAAAGCTTTTCCGATGCAAGGATAGTAAACTGGGGCTACCTCGTCTACAGAAAAATCTGGGAGGTGTTTGAACTTGATAAGATACTGACCCGGATAAAAGAAAAAGGGAAGACCCAGTTTAACTTGAGCAATGCCTGTTTTCTCATGGTCATCCAGCATCTTTTACAGCCGAAGAGCAAGTTAGCCACTTATGCCAACCAAGGGTATTATGTGCAGCTGCCGAACGTAGAATTACACCACCTGTACCGTGCACTAGACATCATCCATATCCAGAAAGAGCAAATAGAAGAATTAATGTTTCATAAAAACCGAAACCTCTTCAATATGCAGGTAGACGTAGTATTTTATGATGTAACCACCTTTTCCTTCGAGAGCGTCAAAGCGGATACACTGAGAGATTTCGGTTTCAGCAAAGACGGGAAGTTCAATGAAGTCCAGGTAGTATTGGGTCTCTTGGTTGACTGTGAAGGCCGACCTATCGGCTATGAACTGTTTCCCGGCAACACCTTTGACGGCAAGACCCTGGATACGGCACTTGAGAAACTAGAGAAGCGTTTTGGTATTCGCAGGGTCATCATAGTAGCTGACAGGGGTATAAACAGCAAGCTGAACCTGAAAAGGATCGTCGATAGAAACTACAGCTACATCTTTGCCGCACGGTTCAAGAACATGGGCAGAAAGATAGAGGAACAGGTCTTTGACCCAGAAGGTTATATCGAATTAAGTTCAGATCAAGACGAAAAGGTACTCTACAAAGTAATAGACCACATTAACAGATTCAAACAAGACGGTAAGACCTGCGAACTAAAAGAAAAACTTATCATTACATATTCGTCTAAAAGAGCCAGAAAAGACCAAAAAGATCGAGAAAGGCTCATTCAAAAGGCCGAACTGCTTTTAAAAGATCAATCCAAGATTACGGCCAGCAACAAACGCGGTGGCAAAAAATACCTCAAAAATTCCGGCGAAGAGGTCTGGTATCTAGACCAAGAAGCCATAGCCAGAGATGAACGGTTTGACGGCTACTACGGTATCCAGACCAATGAGCAGGACATAAAACCCCAGGATGCGCTGGAAGCCTATCATACCTTGTGGAAGATCGAAGAATCGTTCCGGATCATGAAAAGTACTCTGGAGGTCAGGCCTATTTTTCATTGGACCGAACCGAGGATTAAAGGGCACTTCTTAATTTGCTTTTTGGCCTTCCTGCTGGAAAGAACATTGGAATTCAAACTGAAAAAAGCTGGTGAGACGGCCTCCCCGGATAAGATTCGTGAAGCTTTGAATTCCATGAACTTTGCTGAGGTTGAGATTGAGCAGAAGAGGTTTTTCATCAAGACCAAAGGTACAGACCTGAGCAGTAAGATTCTTCGTGTCCTGCGAATCAAACCCCTGAAAAATGTGATTCCCGTAGAAGAGTTTACCCTTTAA
- the rpiB gene encoding ribose 5-phosphate isomerase B yields MRIAVGSDHGGFNLKRVIIEYLEERGIEYKDFGCYTCEPVDYPDIALPVAKSVAEGRFDRGILICGTGIGISIAANKVPGIRAALCHDCFSARASREHNDANILAMGERVIGPGLAREIVDIWLRTEFEGGRHERRVNKIKAVERNGFICCNDTKQEEPIR; encoded by the coding sequence TTGAGAATTGCTGTAGGGAGCGATCACGGGGGTTTCAACCTAAAAAGGGTTATAATTGAATACCTTGAAGAAAGGGGGATAGAGTATAAGGATTTTGGCTGTTATACATGTGAACCGGTGGATTACCCGGATATTGCACTACCCGTTGCAAAGAGTGTAGCTGAAGGCAGATTTGACCGAGGGATTCTCATATGCGGAACAGGGATCGGAATCTCCATTGCTGCAAATAAAGTTCCGGGTATAAGGGCTGCCCTATGTCATGACTGTTTTTCCGCCAGGGCATCCCGGGAACACAATGATGCCAATATTCTGGCTATGGGCGAAAGGGTTATAGGCCCGGGTCTGGCCAGAGAAATTGTTGACATTTGGTTGAGAACAGAATTTGAAGGGGGGAGGCACGAGAGGAGAGTTAATAAGATAAAGGCGGTAGAAAGAAACGGATTCATATGTTGCAATGATACTAAGCAGGAGGAACCGATAAGATAA
- a CDS encoding Hsp20/alpha crystallin family protein produces the protein MARLPRIWEEPFKLASSIGSLLDSFDSEFGFSTGYGRTDIYEKDGELHFEIELPGLKKEDITARVEDNRLVVKGEIRRDETIDSDNYLRMERRYGRFQKSFALPEQVGDVKDLKAKFENGILKITIPLKESIRGEVIDIEIE, from the coding sequence ATGGCCAGACTGCCTAGGATTTGGGAAGAACCGTTTAAACTGGCATCCAGTATCGGAAGTTTGCTGGACAGCTTTGACAGTGAATTCGGTTTCAGTACGGGGTACGGTCGTACCGATATCTATGAAAAGGATGGGGAGCTGCACTTCGAGATTGAACTCCCCGGTCTGAAAAAAGAAGATATTACGGCTAGGGTAGAAGACAACAGATTGGTGGTTAAAGGTGAAATCAGAAGGGATGAAACCATTGATTCAGACAATTACCTAAGGATGGAAAGAAGATACGGCCGATTCCAGAAAAGCTTTGCCCTGCCTGAACAGGTAGGGGATGTAAAGGATTTAAAGGCTAAGTTCGAAAACGGGATACTTAAAATCACTATTCCTTTAAAGGAATCTATCCGCGGAGAGGTTATAGATATTGAAATCGAATAA
- a CDS encoding methyl-accepting chemotaxis protein gives MDSIPVLYAVIAVVLAGLMCSAAARRGISVNLGRISEYIRGLSEGDLISSLELKGAGGLFRDIVEAVENLLGFMRKMLTQLQVTTEKTSLSAKSLKDSIQQVKMASSEISRAVEEISSGTQEQAGAAEQTSEDAGFLSRFAEDIANRSKDTLQITVQVAEAAQESRTVIQQLIDDIKESSGANLEAAERMRGLEKETSQVGKIVNIVTDIAEQTHLLALNAAIEAARAGEAGRGFAVVASEIRKLAEESKKSAGDIAAIIDKIQKATVDTARQVEQTVKKVEENLSRSDETLRSFDRIAEGVEKIKASVRDITLATDEQKKKVENVLKAAERMAAVSQETAAGSQEVMASTQELEKNMDSILSSARELTELTEENYTIISEFKKKDKAGEKVKQKAEKYLEKIRELAADSRLKSLDKEQHKNLFKEIIESDKNIEAVFSTDRDGNFIYITLEIEMSSLKHREWFKEAISGRTYISDAYISVFTYKPCITISAPIRDDRDNIIGVVGIDLTV, from the coding sequence ATGGACAGTATCCCGGTATTGTATGCTGTTATCGCGGTAGTGTTAGCGGGCTTAATGTGTTCTGCAGCGGCCAGGAGAGGGATTAGCGTTAACCTTGGCAGGATATCGGAATATATCAGGGGTCTTTCAGAAGGTGATTTAATAAGTTCTTTGGAGTTAAAGGGAGCCGGCGGTTTATTCAGGGATATAGTAGAAGCTGTAGAGAATTTACTCGGTTTTATGAGGAAGATGCTGACACAGCTTCAGGTAACGACGGAGAAGACAAGCCTTTCGGCAAAGAGCCTTAAAGACAGCATCCAGCAGGTAAAGATGGCTTCATCGGAAATATCCCGGGCTGTAGAAGAGATTTCGTCGGGTACCCAGGAACAGGCCGGGGCAGCAGAACAGACATCGGAGGATGCCGGTTTTTTATCCCGGTTTGCCGAAGACATAGCGAACAGGTCAAAGGACACGCTGCAAATAACGGTCCAGGTGGCTGAAGCTGCTCAAGAAAGCAGAACGGTGATTCAGCAGCTTATAGACGACATAAAGGAATCATCGGGGGCAAACCTGGAGGCTGCCGAAAGGATGAGGGGTCTTGAGAAGGAGACGTCCCAGGTGGGGAAGATTGTAAACATAGTTACCGATATAGCAGAGCAGACACACCTGTTAGCCCTTAACGCAGCTATAGAAGCCGCAAGAGCCGGCGAAGCGGGAAGAGGATTTGCCGTGGTAGCGTCGGAGATAAGGAAGCTGGCCGAAGAGTCGAAGAAATCAGCAGGAGATATTGCAGCAATTATAGATAAAATACAGAAGGCTACTGTTGATACGGCCCGTCAGGTTGAGCAGACCGTAAAGAAGGTGGAAGAAAACCTGAGCAGGAGTGATGAGACACTGAGGAGTTTTGACAGGATAGCTGAAGGGGTGGAAAAGATAAAGGCTTCTGTCCGGGATATAACCCTGGCTACCGATGAACAGAAGAAAAAGGTGGAAAACGTCCTGAAGGCTGCCGAGAGGATGGCAGCGGTATCCCAGGAAACTGCGGCAGGTTCACAGGAAGTAATGGCTTCTACCCAGGAACTGGAGAAAAATATGGATTCAATTTTGAGCTCAGCCCGGGAACTTACAGAGCTTACCGAAGAAAATTATACCATTATCTCTGAATTTAAAAAAAAGGACAAGGCCGGAGAAAAGGTTAAGCAAAAAGCTGAAAAATATTTGGAGAAAATAAGAGAGCTTGCAGCGGATTCACGATTGAAGTCCCTTGACAAAGAGCAGCACAAAAATCTGTTTAAAGAGATAATAGAAAGCGATAAAAATATTGAAGCGGTTTTCTCAACGGATAGAGATGGCAACTTCATTTACATAACCCTAGAAATTGAGATGAGTTCGCTAAAGCACAGAGAATGGTTTAAAGAAGCCATTTCCGGAAGGACCTATATATCAGATGCATATATATCGGTTTTTACGTACAAGCCGTGCATTACTATTTCAGCACCTATCAGAGATGATAGGGATAATATTATAGGGGTAGTAGGGATTGACCTGACTGTTTAA
- the glyA gene encoding serine hydroxymethyltransferase — translation MNFLKLIDREVADAIEKEVERQRNKIELIASENFVSRAVMEAMGTPLTNKYAEGYPGKRYYGGCEYVDIVEKLAIERAKEVFNAEHANVQPHSGAQANIAVYFAALNIGDTVMGMDLTHGGHLTHGSPVNLSGKYFNFIPYGVDKETGYIDYDKVMDLAKKHRPRMIIAGASAYPRIIDFKRFREIADSVGAYLMVDMAHIAGLVAAGFHPNPVLYAHFVTTTTHKTLRGPRGGMILCKHEFAKDIDKAIFPGTQGGPLMHVIAAKAVCFKEAMMPEFQSYQEQVINNAKALAEALKQNGFNLVSGGTDNHLVLVDLRNKGVTGREAETVLDEVGITVNKNTIPFDPETPFVTSGIRLGTPAVTSRGMKEQEMEEIASLISDALTGSGDKLLIERIRKRVKILCEKFPLYPSLK, via the coding sequence ATGAACTTCCTGAAACTTATAGATAGAGAAGTTGCCGATGCTATTGAAAAGGAAGTAGAGAGGCAGAGAAACAAAATCGAACTCATTGCCTCGGAAAATTTTGTAAGCAGAGCCGTTATGGAGGCTATGGGCACACCGCTGACCAATAAATATGCTGAAGGCTATCCCGGTAAGAGGTATTACGGCGGGTGTGAATATGTGGATATTGTAGAAAAACTGGCGATCGAGAGGGCTAAAGAGGTCTTTAATGCAGAACATGCCAATGTCCAGCCTCATTCCGGTGCTCAAGCCAACATAGCCGTCTATTTTGCTGCCCTGAATATAGGGGATACCGTAATGGGAATGGACCTTACCCATGGGGGGCACCTTACCCACGGCAGTCCTGTAAATCTGTCCGGTAAGTATTTCAACTTTATTCCGTACGGAGTAGATAAGGAAACGGGATATATCGATTATGACAAGGTTATGGACCTTGCCAAAAAACACAGGCCAAGGATGATAATCGCCGGTGCCAGCGCATATCCGAGAATCATAGATTTCAAACGCTTTAGGGAGATTGCCGATTCGGTAGGCGCCTATTTAATGGTAGACATGGCTCATATTGCCGGTCTCGTAGCGGCAGGATTTCATCCTAATCCCGTGCTTTATGCCCATTTTGTAACCACAACGACCCACAAAACTTTGAGAGGGCCGAGGGGCGGAATGATATTATGTAAACATGAGTTTGCGAAAGACATAGACAAAGCCATATTCCCGGGAACCCAGGGAGGGCCGCTGATGCACGTGATTGCAGCAAAAGCTGTCTGCTTTAAAGAGGCCATGATGCCCGAGTTTCAGAGTTATCAGGAACAGGTAATAAATAATGCAAAGGCGCTGGCAGAGGCTTTGAAGCAGAACGGTTTCAACCTGGTATCCGGGGGTACCGATAATCACCTGGTACTTGTTGACCTTAGGAATAAGGGGGTAACGGGCAGGGAAGCAGAAACCGTTCTGGATGAGGTAGGTATAACCGTTAACAAGAATACCATACCCTTTGACCCAGAAACGCCTTTTGTAACCAGCGGCATAAGACTGGGAACCCCGGCTGTTACATCCAGAGGGATGAAGGAACAGGAAATGGAAGAGATAGCCTCCTTGATTTCAGATGCTTTAACGGGTTCTGGGGATAAGCTGCTTATAGAACGGATAAGAAAGAGGGTAAAAATCCTTTGTGAGAAATTTCCCCTCTATCCCAGCCTGAAGTAG
- a CDS encoding glycosyltransferase family 4 protein codes for MKTYIYAFIVALVISYILTPFVERLAWKTGAVDIPKDERRVHTKPIPRIGGLAIYIAFIVTVLITMPVTDNIKGVIIGGTLITILGVLDDIYNLPAKIKLLGQVAAAGILVYFGIKVEWVTNPLGDMVYLGKLSIPITIFWIVGVTNTLNFIDGLDGLAAGIASIASFTLMLVALNEGLGPVVILTAALAGGAVGFLPFNFNPAKIFMGDTGAMFLGYVLAAISVMGAIKSATAIALAVPILALGLPIFDTAFAILRRAINGYPVMKADKDHLHHRLLAIGLTQRQTVLIMYSISAALGMSAIALSEMGLLQAGFILIVLITLLVIAGRQWGITSLRQSKQLDI; via the coding sequence ATGAAAACTTATATATATGCCTTTATTGTTGCCCTTGTAATTTCCTATATATTAACGCCATTCGTAGAAAGGCTGGCCTGGAAAACAGGAGCGGTAGATATCCCTAAAGACGAAAGAAGGGTTCATACCAAACCCATACCCAGGATAGGGGGTCTGGCTATTTATATCGCCTTTATTGTTACCGTCCTCATTACCATGCCCGTAACGGATAACATTAAAGGGGTAATCATAGGGGGAACCCTTATTACCATCCTGGGGGTTCTGGATGACATATATAACCTTCCCGCAAAGATTAAACTGCTGGGGCAGGTAGCGGCGGCCGGAATACTGGTTTATTTCGGGATAAAAGTCGAATGGGTTACAAACCCCTTAGGGGATATGGTTTACCTTGGGAAATTGAGCATACCTATAACGATATTTTGGATAGTAGGGGTTACCAATACACTTAATTTCATAGACGGCCTGGACGGTTTGGCAGCGGGGATAGCTTCTATAGCATCTTTTACCCTGATGCTGGTGGCATTGAATGAAGGCCTCGGGCCCGTGGTTATCCTGACAGCAGCCCTGGCCGGAGGGGCAGTGGGATTTTTGCCATTCAATTTCAACCCCGCAAAGATCTTTATGGGAGATACCGGTGCAATGTTTTTGGGTTATGTCCTGGCTGCAATATCGGTAATGGGGGCCATAAAGAGCGCGACGGCAATAGCCCTTGCAGTGCCGATTCTAGCCCTGGGTCTTCCTATATTCGATACGGCTTTTGCGATTCTAAGAAGGGCTATTAATGGATATCCCGTAATGAAGGCCGATAAGGACCATCTCCACCACCGGCTGCTGGCTATAGGACTGACCCAGAGACAGACGGTGCTTATAATGTATTCTATCAGTGCCGCTTTAGGGATGAGTGCAATAGCCCTTAGCGAGATGGGATTGCTTCAGGCAGGATTTATATTGATCGTATTAATAACACTGCTTGTGATAGCCGGGCGGCAGTGGGGAATTACGAGTTTGCGTCAATCAAAACAGCTGGACATCTAA
- a CDS encoding deoxycytidylate deaminase produces the protein MRPSWDEYFMEIAQLTSRRSTCLRRQVGAVLVRDNRIITTGYNGAPTGLKHCEETGCIRGERNVPPGERHELCRGIHAEQNAIIQAAMIGVSIKGATLYSTTQPCSLCAKMLINAGIKRIVYKGDYPDDLSIEMLREAGVKLDRIE, from the coding sequence ATGAGACCATCCTGGGATGAATATTTTATGGAAATAGCCCAACTGACATCCAGACGTTCAACATGCTTGAGGAGACAGGTAGGAGCAGTGCTTGTAAGGGATAATAGGATTATAACTACCGGTTACAATGGTGCCCCTACAGGGCTTAAACACTGCGAAGAAACGGGATGCATCCGGGGGGAAAGAAACGTTCCCCCGGGGGAAAGACATGAACTCTGCAGGGGTATTCACGCCGAACAGAATGCCATAATTCAGGCTGCCATGATAGGGGTCAGTATAAAAGGGGCGACCCTATACAGCACAACACAGCCGTGCAGCCTCTGTGCCAAGATGCTTATTAACGCAGGAATAAAAAGGATTGTATATAAGGGAGATTATCCTGACGACCTTTCTATAGAGATGCTCAGGGAAGCAGGGGTTAAACTTGACCGGATTGAATGA
- a CDS encoding sigma-54-dependent Fis family transcriptional regulator — MIKDIMEKNPKTLNPENTIIEAARLFLKYDVDGIPVVDSGKKILGFITKRHIIEAFVNRLHHDTPVKDIMITKVVTINENYSVEKAWDCHVKTMPVLNNDGKVVGLLTRTNLVKGYYRDLQEVKRLNRELNAIIESSYDGFYITDGKAITLRINSAYQRITGIKPEEVIGRSMKELVKKGVYSQSVTLLVLEKRKPVTIMHDIKTGKRVLITGNPVFNEKGEIVRVVTNVRDITELINLKKQLEETRELTERYQLELQELRNRQINFDNIVARSLEMKRILEIASRVAEVDTTVLITGESGVGKEVIARGIHMASKRREGPFIKVNCAAIPENLLESELFGYEKGAFTGANREGKPGMFELADKGTIFLDEIGELPLHLQPKLLRVIQDKELIRVGGADPVKLDVRIIAATNKNLEEMAKKGEFREDLFYRLNVVPINILPLRERKDDIPPLIIHFVNKFNGKYGLNKKISSKAVDYLIDYSWPGNVRELENVIERLIVLTKDDIIEPENLPASIRGSDSKIGVSYLQGDSVSLKEAVEGVEKNLIAAALRKYGTTRKAARALNVNQSTIVRKAKKYGISVK; from the coding sequence TTGATTAAAGATATTATGGAGAAAAACCCTAAAACGCTAAACCCTGAAAATACTATTATAGAAGCTGCCCGGCTGTTTTTAAAATACGATGTGGACGGTATACCTGTTGTCGATTCGGGAAAAAAGATTCTGGGTTTTATAACTAAGAGACATATTATAGAAGCCTTTGTTAATAGACTCCATCATGATACTCCGGTTAAAGACATCATGATAACTAAAGTTGTGACAATAAATGAAAACTATTCTGTTGAAAAAGCCTGGGACTGCCACGTCAAAACCATGCCCGTGCTGAATAATGACGGTAAGGTCGTCGGACTTTTGACAAGAACTAATCTTGTTAAAGGCTATTACAGGGACCTCCAGGAGGTAAAACGCCTCAACAGAGAGCTTAATGCCATCATAGAGTCATCTTATGATGGTTTTTATATAACCGACGGGAAGGCGATTACCCTCCGAATTAACAGCGCATATCAGAGGATTACCGGGATAAAACCGGAAGAGGTTATCGGAAGGAGCATGAAGGAGCTGGTCAAAAAAGGGGTATACTCCCAGTCTGTGACCCTTTTAGTCCTCGAGAAAAGAAAACCCGTAACAATTATGCATGACATTAAGACAGGAAAGAGGGTTCTGATAACGGGAAACCCGGTATTTAATGAAAAAGGTGAAATTGTAAGGGTCGTTACAAATGTAAGGGACATTACGGAACTGATTAACCTTAAGAAACAGCTGGAAGAAACCCGGGAACTAACCGAGAGATACCAGCTTGAACTCCAGGAACTGAGGAATAGACAGATCAATTTTGACAATATAGTTGCCCGCAGCCTTGAAATGAAGAGGATACTCGAAATAGCCTCCAGGGTAGCGGAGGTGGATACCACCGTTTTGATCACCGGTGAATCAGGGGTAGGCAAGGAAGTAATTGCCCGGGGAATACACATGGCGAGCAAGCGAAGGGAAGGCCCTTTTATTAAGGTTAACTGTGCTGCTATTCCAGAAAACCTTCTGGAATCAGAATTGTTCGGATATGAAAAAGGAGCCTTCACAGGGGCAAACAGAGAAGGGAAACCCGGCATGTTCGAATTAGCCGATAAAGGTACGATATTCCTTGATGAAATCGGGGAATTGCCGCTTCATTTACAGCCGAAACTTTTGAGAGTTATCCAGGATAAGGAGCTAATCAGGGTTGGGGGGGCAGACCCCGTTAAGCTTGATGTCAGGATTATAGCGGCAACCAACAAGAATCTGGAGGAAATGGCCAAAAAAGGGGAGTTTAGGGAAGACCTTTTTTACAGGCTGAATGTGGTTCCTATAAACATTCTGCCCTTGAGGGAAAGAAAGGATGATATTCCGCCCCTGATAATCCATTTCGTTAATAAGTTCAATGGAAAATACGGATTGAACAAAAAAATATCATCTAAAGCCGTTGATTATCTGATAGATTATTCATGGCCCGGGAATGTAAGGGAACTGGAAAATGTAATAGAACGGCTTATAGTCCTGACAAAAGATGATATCATAGAACCCGAAAACCTTCCTGCGTCTATAAGGGGTAGTGACAGCAAAATCGGTGTTTCGTATTTGCAGGGTGATTCTGTTTCACTTAAAGAAGCAGTGGAAGGGGTGGAAAAAAACCTGATAGCAGCAGCCCTCAGAAAGTATGGAACGACCAGAAAGGCAGCCAGAGCACTTAATGTTAATCAGTCCACCATCGTAAGGAAAGCCAAAAAATACGGTATATCTGTTAAGTAG
- the upp gene encoding uracil phosphoribosyltransferase codes for MENVFVFDHPLIQHKLTIIRDETTGAKEFRELVEEVSMLMAYEVTRNLPLEDVEINTPICRAKCKMISGKKLGIVPILRAGLGMVNGMLKLIPAAKVGHIGLYRDPETLKPVEYYCKLPPDVHERELILLDPMLATGGSASAAIDFLKKKGAANIKLMCLIAAPEGIEAVHKRHPGVEIYTAAVDQCLNDHAYIVPGLGDAGDRLFGTK; via the coding sequence TTGGAGAACGTATTTGTTTTCGATCACCCCCTTATACAGCATAAATTAACCATAATAAGGGATGAAACAACGGGAGCCAAGGAATTTAGGGAACTAGTAGAAGAGGTTTCCATGCTGATGGCCTATGAGGTAACTAGGAACCTCCCTCTAGAGGATGTTGAAATCAATACACCTATCTGCAGAGCAAAATGCAAGATGATTTCAGGAAAGAAATTGGGGATTGTACCCATATTGAGGGCAGGTCTGGGTATGGTCAACGGTATGTTAAAGCTCATACCGGCTGCTAAAGTAGGTCACATTGGCCTGTATAGGGATCCGGAAACATTGAAACCTGTTGAATACTACTGCAAGCTTCCACCTGATGTCCACGAACGGGAGCTCATCCTGCTGGACCCAATGCTGGCAACGGGCGGCTCGGCGTCTGCTGCTATAGATTTCCTGAAGAAAAAAGGGGCCGCGAATATAAAGCTGATGTGTTTGATAGCTGCCCCTGAGGGTATTGAGGCCGTCCATAAAAGACACCCGGGAGTGGAAATATACACAGCAGCGGTGGATCAGTGTTTGAACGACCACGCATATATTGTACCCGGTTTAGGAGATGCAGGAGACCGGTTGTTCGGGACAAAGTGA
- the wecB gene encoding non-hydrolyzing UDP-N-acetylglucosamine 2-epimerase, giving the protein MKIKVLAVFGTRPEAIKMAPLVRLLKESREIKCTVAVTAQHREMLDQVLSLFNIIPEYDLDIMKERQSLSDITSAALKGLEKVICSSDPDIVLVHGDTTTTLAASLAAFYQQKRVGHVEAGLRTGNKWFPFPEEINRKLTGSLADIHFAPTRNAKENLIREGVEPEWIFVTGNTVIDALKTTVDERYVFSTPLLNVIDYKNKKVVLVTAHRRENFGQPLENICMAIRDLVEEFPEVEVIYPVHYNPSVRDTVFPILGDVEKVHLIDPLDTREMHNLINKSYFLLTDSGGLQEEAPALGKPVLVLRDVTERPEGVDAGTVRVVGTCREGIFKEAVKLLADESEYRKMSGAINPYGDGYASKRIYHAILYYFGLEQKRPQDFIYESTGCLKGERQFD; this is encoded by the coding sequence GTGAAGATAAAGGTATTGGCGGTTTTCGGTACCCGGCCGGAGGCTATAAAAATGGCGCCCCTTGTCCGGCTTTTAAAAGAGAGCAGGGAGATAAAATGCACTGTTGCAGTAACGGCTCAACATAGGGAGATGCTAGATCAGGTGTTGAGCCTTTTTAATATTATCCCGGAATATGACCTGGATATAATGAAGGAAAGGCAGTCTTTATCCGATATTACATCAGCTGCTTTAAAAGGCTTAGAAAAAGTCATATGCAGCTCTGACCCGGACATTGTCCTGGTCCACGGCGATACCACAACTACCCTCGCAGCAAGCCTTGCTGCTTTCTATCAGCAAAAACGGGTGGGTCATGTGGAGGCCGGTTTGAGAACTGGCAATAAGTGGTTCCCTTTTCCGGAAGAAATAAATAGAAAGCTGACGGGAAGCCTCGCGGATATCCATTTTGCACCGACCCGGAATGCTAAGGAAAATCTGATAAGGGAAGGTGTAGAACCTGAATGGATATTCGTTACCGGCAATACAGTCATCGACGCCCTCAAGACAACCGTTGATGAAAGGTACGTTTTTTCGACCCCACTTTTAAATGTCATCGACTACAAAAACAAGAAGGTCGTCCTTGTAACAGCCCACAGGAGGGAAAACTTCGGTCAGCCCCTTGAAAATATATGCATGGCTATCAGGGATCTGGTAGAAGAATTTCCGGAGGTAGAGGTAATTTATCCGGTTCATTATAACCCGTCAGTGCGGGATACCGTATTCCCTATTCTTGGAGATGTAGAAAAAGTGCATCTTATTGATCCCCTTGACACCCGGGAAATGCATAACCTGATTAATAAATCCTATTTTCTGCTGACAGATTCAGGAGGGCTGCAGGAAGAAGCACCGGCTTTGGGAAAACCCGTCCTGGTTTTGAGGGATGTTACTGAAAGGCCGGAAGGGGTAGATGCCGGGACGGTTCGCGTAGTCGGGACCTGCCGGGAAGGCATATTCAAGGAGGCTGTAAAGCTCCTGGCTGATGAAAGTGAATACCGGAAGATGTCCGGGGCCATAAACCCTTACGGAGACGGATATGCTTCGAAAAGGATATATCATGCCATTCTTTATTATTTCGGTCTGGAACAGAAAAGGCCTCAAGATTTTATATATGAATCAACAGGCTGTCTAAAGGGGGAGCGGCAATTTGATTAA